The Brassica oleracea var. oleracea cultivar TO1000 chromosome C6, BOL, whole genome shotgun sequence genome includes a region encoding these proteins:
- the LOC106298655 gene encoding NAC domain-containing protein 86-like encodes MAPMSLPPGFRFHPTDEELVAYYLDRKVNGRTIDLEIIPEVDLYKCEPWDLPEKSFLPGNDMEWYFYSTRDKKYPNGSRTNRATRAGYWKATGKDRAVKSKKMKLGMKKTLVYYRGRAPHGLRTNWVMHEYRLTHVPSSSPSSSIKESYALCRVFKKHIQIPKRKDEEMMMGTSVGKEKNEEEEENMWRKCDKVMMERESDEDESLKIASAETSSSELTQGILLDEANNSSNFPLHFSSSLLDDHDQFFANYSHLPYYPPLQLQDLPQISINEAQIMSTEYSNQQDFQCRDSMNGTLDEIFSFSSSATLPL; translated from the exons ATGGCGCCCATGAGTTTGCCTCCAGGTTTCAGGTTTCATCCAACAGACGAAGAGCTAGTGGCATACTATCTGGACAGGAAGGTCAACGGCCGAACCATTGATCTTGAGATCATTCCCGAAGTTGATCTCTATAAATGCGAGCCATGGGATTTACCTG AGAAGTCATTTTTGCCGGGAAACGACATGGAATGGTACTTCTACAGTACAAGGGATAAGAAGTATCCAAATGGGTCCAGGACAAACCGTGCGACCCGAGCGGGTTACTGGAAAGCTACAGGGAAAGATCGTGCAGTAAAATCAAAGAAGATGAAACTGGGGATGAAGAAGACCCTTGTTTATTACAGAGGAAGGGCTCCTCATGGCCTTCGTACTAACTGGGTGATGCATGAATATCGCCTCACTCACGTTCCTTCTTCATCCCCATCTTCCTCTATCAAG GAGTCATATGCATTGTGCCGTGTGTTTAAGAAGCATATACAAATTCCAAAGAGAAAGGACGAAGAGATGATGATGGGTACTAGCGTTGGAAAAGAGAAAAATGAAGAAGAGGAGGAGAACATGTGGAGAAAATGCGATAAGGTAATGATGGAAAGAGAAAGCGACGAAGATGAGAGCTTAAAAATTGCATCTGCGGAGACATCCTCATCAGAGCTCACCCAAGGGATCCTTTTAGACGAAGCAAACAACTCATCCAATTTCCCCCTTCATTTCTCATCTTCTCTTCTCGACGATCATGATCAGTTTTTTGCAAACTACTCTCACCTTCCCTACTATCCTCCTCTCCAACTCCAAGATTTACCTCAGATCTCTATTAACGAAGCACAGATTATGTCAACGGAGTACTCCAACCAACAAGACTTTCAATGCAGAGACTCAATGAATGGGACACTTGACGAGATCTTCTCTTTCTCTTCTTCCGCCACCTTGCCCCTATAA